A DNA window from Syntrophaceae bacterium contains the following coding sequences:
- a CDS encoding HAMP domain-containing histidine kinase: MESIRELYHVDWQRMIVHDMKNPLAVILANLDLLSKCRLRAREEDLLDSALKGCRDLQRMIQGFLRIARMEDRGPSLELCVVPVGPFFQRLEEMWTAPCRDRNAHLQIDLDHAPATLVADESLLERILSNLVRNAIAQIRRGGRIGIRVWNAASGRIRISVSDNGAGMPEEVKAALVRPLPGGRAGDTAAGPFLSGSGRDVGFGIGLAFCRLACELHGGKIWAEGASSRGTVVHVDLPADLVPSGSGLLDGPEERVTRNDHGNTRA, from the coding sequence ATGGAATCCATAAGGGAATTGTATCACGTCGATTGGCAGCGCATGATCGTTCATGATATGAAAAATCCTCTGGCGGTTATCCTGGCGAACCTGGACCTGCTTTCCAAATGCCGGCTGCGCGCACGGGAGGAAGATCTCCTGGATAGCGCACTCAAGGGATGCCGGGATCTCCAGCGTATGATTCAGGGGTTCCTGCGGATCGCGCGCATGGAAGACCGGGGACCCTCCCTGGAGCTTTGCGTTGTCCCCGTCGGCCCCTTCTTCCAGCGTCTGGAAGAAATGTGGACGGCGCCGTGCCGGGACAGGAACGCACATCTGCAAATCGACCTCGATCATGCTCCGGCAACGCTGGTCGCGGATGAGTCCCTGCTGGAGAGGATCCTTTCCAATCTGGTACGGAATGCCATTGCCCAGATCCGGCGGGGCGGACGGATCGGCATCCGGGTATGGAACGCCGCCTCGGGCCGGATCCGCATTTCCGTGAGCGATAATGGAGCCGGGATGCCGGAAGAGGTCAAGGCGGCCCTGGTTCGCCCTCTTCCGGGCGGCCGGGCCGGCGATACGGCGGCGGGACCTTTCCTTTCCGGCAGCGGCCGGGATGTCGGCTTCGGGATCGGACTGGCCTTCTGTCGCCTCGCCTGTGAACTTCACGGGGGAAAAATCTGGGCAGAAGGGGCATCCTCACGGGGGACCGTTGTCCATGTGGATCTGCCGGCGGATCTTGTTCCCTCCGGAAGCGGGTTGCTGGACGGGCCGGAGGAGAGAGTGACGAGGAATGATCATGGAAATACAAGAGCTTGA
- a CDS encoding flagellar hook-length control protein FliK yields the protein MKLISLTDPSTQPVLPANRTRAVNPPSLSMGERVEAIVLEVRERGLLLLELGNTRVLAETRQPMSEGARFTARVVQNSPQIVLRILADDQPGMQEGLPESLIMFRSRPGLMEDMFRQLSALVDSMAETLPAEQFPLVAAARNGLQGLLASLIFSGSGTQDLDGIPEAPARPEAPAGDGGNSAARFSGGDDPAKASAGTLRESLLRLAVVVEEKLAAMDAGAPGRKDLEHAATTVRSALETLDVQRDVNILSRREGGPVVIQMPAAFPGGIRVQDLFIYPEGGQDGGDGTTEESFRVVLCLNMEMLGDILVDARMSGGRMTGSLRCGTEETRDLLQSGVDDLKERLAAAGFPDAGIVFLTDHDIAGTILERKHSLPLFQRDAVNVYA from the coding sequence ATGAAACTCATTTCACTCACCGATCCTTCAACGCAGCCCGTCTTGCCGGCGAATCGAACGCGGGCGGTCAACCCGCCTTCCCTCTCCATGGGCGAGCGCGTGGAAGCAATTGTCCTCGAAGTCCGCGAGAGAGGCCTGCTTCTCCTGGAGCTTGGAAACACACGGGTTCTGGCCGAAACAAGGCAACCCATGAGCGAGGGCGCGCGCTTCACCGCTCGGGTCGTCCAGAATTCCCCGCAGATCGTTCTCCGAATCCTGGCGGACGACCAGCCGGGCATGCAGGAAGGGCTCCCGGAATCCCTCATCATGTTCCGCAGCAGGCCCGGGCTCATGGAAGACATGTTCCGGCAGCTGTCCGCCCTCGTCGACTCCATGGCGGAAACCCTGCCAGCGGAGCAATTTCCCCTGGTGGCGGCGGCGCGGAACGGCTTGCAGGGCCTCCTCGCGTCGCTGATCTTTTCCGGTTCCGGAACGCAGGACCTGGACGGCATTCCTGAAGCCCCGGCGCGACCCGAAGCGCCGGCCGGCGACGGCGGGAATTCCGCCGCCCGGTTTTCCGGGGGAGACGATCCGGCAAAAGCCTCCGCGGGCACGCTCAGGGAATCCCTGCTCCGCCTGGCCGTGGTGGTCGAGGAGAAACTGGCGGCCATGGATGCGGGCGCTCCCGGCCGGAAAGACCTGGAGCATGCGGCGACCACCGTCCGATCCGCCCTGGAGACCCTGGATGTCCAACGGGATGTCAATATCTTGTCGCGTCGGGAGGGAGGACCGGTTGTGATCCAGATGCCGGCGGCGTTTCCCGGCGGGATTCGGGTTCAGGACCTGTTCATCTACCCCGAAGGGGGGCAGGACGGGGGAGATGGAACGACGGAAGAGTCCTTCCGGGTGGTTCTTTGCCTCAACATGGAAATGCTCGGGGACATCCTGGTGGATGCCCGGATGTCCGGCGGGCGGATGACGGGATCCCTGCGCTGCGGCACGGAAGAAACCCGGGACTTGCTTCAGTCCGGTGTGGACGATCTGAAGGAACGCCTGGCGGCAGCGGGGTTCCCCGACGCAGGGATCGTCTTCCTGACCGATCACGACATCGCCGGGACCATCCTGGAGAGAAAGCATTCCCTGCCTCTCTTTCAAAGGGATGCTGTCAATGTTTATGCCTGA
- a CDS encoding flagellar biosynthesis protein FlhB: MKQDPGDKKEKIPLAAALKYDGKTDAAPRVTAKGRGEVAARIIEKARLHGVPVKEDSALAEFLYRLDIDEEIPAELYRAIAEILAFVYSLDERRRDIR, encoded by the coding sequence ATGAAACAGGACCCCGGTGACAAAAAGGAAAAGATCCCTCTCGCGGCGGCGCTGAAATACGACGGAAAAACGGATGCGGCACCCCGGGTGACCGCAAAAGGGCGCGGCGAGGTGGCGGCCCGGATCATCGAGAAGGCGCGCCTCCACGGAGTCCCGGTGAAGGAGGATTCCGCCCTGGCGGAGTTCCTCTACCGCCTGGATATCGATGAGGAAATCCCTGCCGAGCTGTATCGGGCCATCGCGGAGATCCTGGCCTTCGTATACTCCCTGGACGAGCGCAGGCGCGATATCCGATAA
- a CDS encoding flagellar hook basal-body protein: protein MPLDVRDIAAAATRSIQQLDMVTQNIAHANTPGFKAVHLAYALKSEPVSETEDPALEYVPYAQTDFSPGTLQRTGGALDVALEGEGFFAVETKQGTAYIRGGSFHVNKNNELVTSTGERVLGSSGPITVDGADVQIGPDGTVSVAQPGPDGTISTNVGQLKVVTFEKPQNLRKQGDNQYVDPGTAGMTVVSDPRIQGQTLEMSNVNAIKEMVNMIELQRSFETYQKIIKTMSDQDRQATTQIGKVV from the coding sequence ATGCCACTCGATGTTCGCGATATCGCCGCGGCGGCAACCCGCAGCATCCAGCAGCTCGATATGGTTACCCAGAATATCGCCCATGCCAATACACCGGGTTTCAAGGCGGTTCACCTGGCCTATGCACTCAAGTCGGAACCGGTCTCCGAAACGGAGGACCCCGCTTTGGAGTATGTCCCGTACGCGCAGACGGATTTCTCGCCTGGAACGCTCCAGAGAACCGGCGGGGCGCTCGATGTCGCCCTGGAGGGCGAGGGCTTCTTCGCCGTCGAGACCAAGCAGGGGACGGCCTATATCCGGGGAGGCAGCTTCCATGTCAACAAGAACAACGAACTGGTTACGTCCACGGGAGAGCGTGTCCTTGGCTCATCCGGGCCCATCACGGTCGACGGTGCCGACGTCCAGATCGGTCCGGACGGGACGGTATCCGTGGCACAGCCCGGTCCGGACGGAACGATATCCACCAATGTAGGCCAATTGAAGGTCGTGACCTTCGAGAAGCCCCAGAATCTCCGGAAACAGGGCGACAACCAGTACGTCGATCCGGGAACCGCCGGGATGACCGTTGTGTCGGACCCCCGGATTCAGGGGCAGACCCTGGAAATGTCAAACGTGAATGCCATCAAGGAAATGGTGAACATGATCGAACTGCAGCGCTCGTTCGAAACCTATCAGAAAATCATCAAAACAATGAGCGATCAGGACAGACAGGCCACCACCCAGATCGGGAAAGTGGTCTGA
- the flgG gene encoding flagellar basal-body rod protein FlgG, which produces MIRSLWIAATGMQAQQMEQDVIANNLANVNTVGFKKSRIDFQDLMYQISSQSGSETSAGVQLPSGIQIGLGVKVVAVSKNFTQGDYQQTGNSFDWAIEGSGFYQLDNNGSTAYTRAGSFKLDKDGYLCNPEGLRLVPNVQVPSTAVSFTIDSGGTWSYSDSSGASTTGGRITLARFINPAGLASMGRNLFTTSNSSGEAIVSNPGEDGCGTITQQYLEMSNVNVIDEMVKMIAGQRAYEINSKAIQTADDMLQVANNIKQ; this is translated from the coding sequence ATGATTCGTTCTCTATGGATCGCCGCTACCGGGATGCAGGCCCAGCAAATGGAGCAGGATGTCATTGCCAACAACCTCGCCAACGTGAACACGGTCGGCTTCAAGAAGTCCCGCATCGACTTTCAGGACCTGATGTATCAGATTTCGTCGCAGTCGGGCTCGGAGACCTCGGCGGGGGTGCAGCTGCCCTCGGGCATTCAGATCGGCCTGGGCGTCAAGGTTGTCGCGGTGTCCAAGAATTTCACCCAGGGCGACTACCAGCAGACAGGCAATTCCTTCGATTGGGCCATCGAGGGAAGCGGCTTTTACCAGCTGGATAACAACGGTAGCACGGCCTATACCCGGGCCGGGAGCTTCAAGCTCGACAAGGATGGTTACCTCTGCAATCCCGAAGGGTTAAGGCTTGTTCCAAACGTCCAGGTGCCGTCGACCGCCGTCAGCTTCACCATCGACAGCGGCGGGACGTGGTCTTATTCGGACAGCAGCGGGGCGTCGACGACAGGGGGACGAATCACTCTGGCCCGGTTCATCAATCCCGCGGGCCTTGCCAGCATGGGCCGCAACCTCTTCACCACGTCCAATAGCTCGGGCGAAGCCATTGTCAGCAATCCCGGGGAGGACGGGTGCGGGACCATCACCCAGCAGTACCTGGAAATGTCGAACGTCAACGTCATCGACGAGATGGTGAAGATGATCGCCGGGCAGCGGGCCTACGAGATCAACTCCAAGGCTATCCAGACGGCGGACGACATGCTGCAGGTCGCCAACAACATCAAGCAGTAG
- the flgA gene encoding flagellar basal body P-ring formation protein FlgA → MTYRTIRFYSAVLIVATVFIIASAGPLRASSRTVRVGAGQIHDAVRQAVTSQNTESRETFRVIFPRPAQEMQVEGENISREVVVVQGNPFLGYAQYAVRLYEKGVLLAEQRVSVVIEVQREVLMSARALGRNTQIGTEDIQVMKRWVRRIPTQAVTDAESAVGKMLRVNVAPHTEITRSMLREVPVVRRGAPVRIVYENGPMRIVTLGVSEEDGPDGGMVRVRNTTSRKILHARVIGDSTVQLVF, encoded by the coding sequence ATGACATACCGGACGATACGCTTCTATTCGGCAGTCCTGATCGTGGCAACGGTCTTTATCATCGCGAGCGCAGGGCCGCTCCGGGCGTCTTCGCGGACCGTCCGGGTCGGTGCCGGGCAGATCCATGATGCCGTCCGCCAGGCCGTGACGAGTCAGAACACGGAGTCCCGAGAGACCTTCCGCGTGATCTTTCCCCGCCCGGCGCAGGAGATGCAGGTGGAGGGGGAAAATATTTCCCGGGAAGTGGTCGTCGTACAGGGAAATCCGTTCCTCGGTTACGCACAGTATGCCGTCCGGCTCTATGAGAAAGGGGTCCTGCTGGCGGAGCAGAGGGTGTCCGTTGTGATCGAGGTCCAGCGGGAAGTCCTTATGAGCGCCCGAGCCCTCGGCCGCAATACGCAAATCGGTACGGAGGACATCCAGGTGATGAAACGCTGGGTCCGGCGCATCCCGACCCAGGCGGTCACGGATGCCGAGAGTGCCGTCGGCAAGATGCTGCGGGTCAACGTGGCCCCGCACACGGAGATCACCCGGTCGATGCTTCGCGAGGTGCCTGTCGTGCGCAGGGGAGCGCCGGTCCGGATTGTTTATGAAAACGGACCGATGCGCATCGTGACCCTCGGCGTGAGCGAGGAAGACGGACCGGACGGAGGCATGGTCCGGGTCAGGAACACCACCTCCCGGAAGATCCTTCATGCCCGGGTCATCGGGGATTCCACGGTTCAACTCGTTTTTTAG
- a CDS encoding flagellar basal body L-ring protein FlgH, whose protein sequence is MWLLPGRRAKGFLLAGVFCGLILTGCSLVTKPDAILEDAPPAPVHRAPPPVSPVSYVSPGSIWPGANSHNMLFTDKKAIAVNDIVTIIVEETATGANKGTTNTSRDGKSEFGVSALLGIESSILQKNTNMGESISVGGTSTNTMKGTGDTTRGGSLQARITARVIKVYENGNLYIEGRRMLTVNAEDQYLVLTGIIRPEDITSDNTISSKYIADARIVYTGRGVVDEKMRPGWLSRALDYVWPF, encoded by the coding sequence ATGTGGTTATTGCCGGGACGTCGTGCGAAGGGATTCCTGCTTGCCGGCGTATTCTGCGGGTTGATTCTGACGGGCTGTTCGCTCGTGACCAAACCGGACGCGATCCTGGAGGATGCACCTCCGGCCCCGGTTCACCGGGCGCCGCCGCCCGTATCGCCCGTGTCGTATGTGTCGCCGGGATCGATCTGGCCCGGGGCCAACAGCCACAACATGCTCTTCACGGACAAGAAGGCCATTGCCGTGAACGATATCGTGACCATCATCGTGGAAGAAACCGCCACCGGCGCAAACAAGGGAACAACGAACACGTCACGGGACGGCAAGTCGGAATTCGGCGTCAGCGCCCTCCTGGGGATCGAGTCCTCCATTCTCCAGAAGAATACAAACATGGGGGAATCCATCTCCGTCGGCGGTACGAGCACCAACACGATGAAGGGAACGGGCGACACGACCCGCGGCGGGAGCCTCCAGGCCCGAATTACGGCCCGGGTGATCAAGGTTTACGAGAACGGCAACCTCTACATCGAGGGACGGAGGATGCTGACGGTCAACGCGGAAGACCAGTATCTGGTGCTGACCGGCATCATCCGGCCCGAGGACATTACGTCGGACAACACCATATCGTCAAAATATATCGCCGATGCGAGGATTGTCTATACGGGACGGGGCGTTGTGGACGAGAAAATGCGTCCCGGCTGGCTGAGCAGGGCCCTGGACTATGTCTGGCCCTTCTGA
- a CDS encoding flagellar basal body P-ring protein FlgI has protein sequence MLDNGTWRWIGAFVLLAVLFLPCAGSAARLKDIAAIGGVRENQLFGYGLVVGLMGTGDDVKNGFTRDTIANLLSRQGLAMRDKTSTLKAKNVAAVMVTANLPRFAKTGSRMDVTVSSLGDATSLQGGTLLMTPLKGADGEVYAVAQGAVAIGGFSASGGGASAVKNQTNVGIISNGAFVEKEVRFDFERSKMLTVNLYQPDFTTVSRVSAALSKSISGIDAKLKDASTVVIQVPASFAGSVVELATAIENIEVNVDTPAVVVLNEKTGTVVMGENVRISTVAVAHGNLSIQIKETPVISQPLPFAPQAGPGAQPFVNRKDGTIIAPGGQTVVAKDTAIGITEEKKQLMLVPRAVTIQEMVQALNAIGVTPRDLITILQAIKAAGALQAELKLI, from the coding sequence ATGCTGGATAACGGAACATGGAGATGGATCGGGGCCTTTGTCCTTCTGGCCGTTCTTTTTCTGCCCTGCGCCGGATCGGCCGCCCGTCTCAAGGACATTGCGGCGATCGGTGGCGTGCGGGAAAACCAGCTCTTCGGTTACGGCCTCGTGGTCGGTCTCATGGGGACGGGGGACGACGTGAAAAACGGTTTCACCCGCGACACGATCGCCAACCTGCTGAGCCGCCAGGGGCTGGCCATGCGCGACAAGACGTCCACCCTGAAGGCGAAGAACGTCGCCGCCGTCATGGTGACGGCCAACCTGCCCCGTTTCGCCAAAACGGGAAGCCGGATGGATGTTACGGTTTCCTCCCTCGGCGACGCCACCAGCCTGCAGGGCGGAACCCTGCTCATGACTCCCCTGAAGGGGGCGGACGGGGAAGTGTATGCCGTGGCCCAGGGAGCGGTAGCCATCGGCGGGTTCAGCGCCTCGGGCGGAGGCGCCTCAGCCGTCAAGAACCAAACGAACGTCGGGATCATCTCCAACGGGGCCTTTGTGGAGAAAGAGGTCCGCTTTGATTTCGAACGCTCGAAAATGCTGACCGTCAATCTGTATCAGCCGGATTTCACGACGGTCAGTCGCGTGTCCGCAGCCCTGAGCAAGTCCATCAGCGGGATTGATGCGAAGCTCAAGGACGCCTCGACCGTCGTGATCCAGGTCCCCGCATCCTTTGCCGGAAGCGTTGTCGAACTGGCCACGGCCATCGAGAACATCGAGGTGAACGTCGATACGCCGGCGGTGGTCGTGCTGAACGAAAAGACCGGCACCGTTGTCATGGGCGAAAACGTCCGGATATCCACGGTCGCGGTGGCCCACGGCAACCTGAGCATCCAGATCAAGGAGACCCCCGTCATCTCGCAGCCCCTCCCGTTTGCACCGCAGGCCGGTCCGGGCGCCCAGCCGTTCGTGAACCGGAAGGACGGGACGATCATCGCGCCGGGCGGGCAGACCGTGGTGGCGAAGGACACGGCGATCGGCATAACCGAGGAGAAGAAACAGCTTATGCTGGTGCCCAGGGCCGTCACCATTCAGGAGATGGTCCAGGCCCTCAACGCGATCGGCGTCACGCCCCGGGACCTGATTACGATCCTTCAGGCCATCAAGGCCGCCGGGGCGCTCCAGGCGGAGCTGAAACTCATCTGA